Below is a window of Phyllopteryx taeniolatus isolate TA_2022b chromosome 16, UOR_Ptae_1.2, whole genome shotgun sequence DNA.
CCTACCACTTCTTTGGGTATACTTAAATTGACTCGGACAGAAAagtatgaatttaacaatgtttgtCGTTACTGTTGACAATGAAGgttaggaaaaaaatcaagttaaCCGGTTTTCACAAAAAGGTAAAGTTGTGAGGCCAAGGAAGGCCATCAAAATTTTATTGCTAATAAGGTGCAGCTAACCCAACACAGCAGCAATATTGTAGTTGTGTGAAGAACACGTTTCCTCGGTTCATCTCCATGAAAGCAATCCTTTAAAGTTTTGTACAACGGTAGAGTTGGGTTTTccatagaaaaaaagaaaaaaaaatccattcaagGGTTAAACAGATGTTGTAAAATCTTTATTAACTGTTCAGGCAAtgtacaggggtgtcaaactcatattAGTTCACGCGCCACATTTACCCCAATTAGATCTCAAGAGGGCCAGACCACAATATGTGTGGCTTAAAAACCATAAATAACAACTATTCCcaaaatttccccattgtttggGTGCAAATAATTAGtacttttggaaaatatttatatttattcattattatcttgttgcaaattttgttgCGAATTATATGAGTGGTTTGCAATTtttaaccaaaaattatttcaacagtattcaataatgcatcctttgtaaatgtatacataaaaatgtaagttgtggcagtgcatggggaaaaaaaaaaaaggttccaacAAACCAATctcttttgaagtgaagcttttgactgaaattttgacGGGCTGGTTCTGGCCCGTGGCCCGTATGTtcgacacccctgctttaagcGTTAAATGATGGCTTGCTTGTGGTTCAACCTCAGTTTTGCGTCAATACAGAGGCATATTTTCCACTGTATATCTTTGTTTTGGCTTAGATCTCTAGGGAGGATGCTCAGGCATTTGCCAGAGAAAACAGGATCCACTACATGGAGGCTTCTGCTAAGAACCGCTACAATGTGGATGAAGCCTTCATGGAGCTAGTGCGAATTGTCAGGTATTTTTTTCTCGTCTTGTTTCCTTTGTATAGATACGCACATGGGCTAAATTGTTGGTTATTTCcgttaaaaaaggaaaaacaggcAATGCTAAAATTTCTTCTTCCCTCTTCAGAAGGTTTCAGGAGATGGAGTGTCCTCCCCCTCCAGCTCATCACGCTGGGAAACAGAAGAGCGGTGGCTGCCCCTGCGTCCTCCTCTAAGCACCGTTACTATGGACACCAAAGCCTCTCCAGCTTGTCCAAAAAGAAGTGTGAGCATTTGTGTGAGACAGTGGGTTAGAGCGAGGGAGAGACAGGATTAAGGTGCCTCATTTTACCACCGAATGGTTTCATTTGCACTTTTACCAAAAGCAACTTGTAAATCAGTATAGTGTATTTTAGTCTAAAGGAAGACCTTTCAACAGCAGCAGAAGTAGTTCTGTTGGTGACATGGGATAATAATGATGTGACTGTGTATAGTTACAGTCCATAAATAGAAATATCCTCACATTATGGTGGGCTATAAatatgttgttgctgttgtggtATTCGGGTACTAATGTCAGCAGAGACATTACCGTAATCGGTACTCTAACTCCTGGCATAATGGTGAGTTAGTATAAAGTAAAGTAAGTCAATCCACATACAGGTACAGTCATGGAAATGGTGAGTGTGGCACACCCAATCACGAGACATGTGCGGTCATGTTCCAAGGCGTCCTGCAGGGGGTAGCAGAGCACAGCAACGCCAAAGCATTGGAATAGAAAAGTGAGCTAACGTCAATGCCGCATTAGATTtcgttcatgtttttttttttgtgccatttttttcatttggggTGCCAAAAATTGCAGCCAGTGTGACTTCCTCAAACACTGTAAACGGAGCCTCcgaccatttcaaaataaattcttGACAGTATTCGTATAAAGGGTTGATGCAGGGGTGCTCTCAACCACACATTGCAGAACTACCAAACTCATATTCTGCATTCATGCATTTCAATATCTGGGTGATGGGCAACCAGCTTTTGGGTTGGTCAAATTTTCAGGATTTAGTGTTTTGTGAAGTGTggtaaaaattttattttggtcaTGCAGTTTATACCTTATTCAAACCTTTATTCAATtccataaatatttgtaaatggtTCACATGAACATCTTGACCAAACAAGTAGACCGCTCATCATAGTTTATTTGTGCTTATGCTTTATATTATGAATAAACAGAAGGTTTAGCATCTATCACGTGCTCTCCTTTCTAAAGGCACAATGGAGGGACTTGGTATTGTTATCGCTCCTATGCTGAGTGAAGCAACCAAGGAAAACGGAGGACTAGGCTACTGTATGCAGCTGTACCACACTCGTGCTTTTTGTTATGAAACGTAACCCCTTGTTAATATTTACCTCTCAGTCCTTGTCCACTTCACTGTGCCACTGACTGGTCTCTGCATCTTCCTCTTGGGCAGTGTCTTTCCTATTATAAATGCTGACGCACTAaagccattttatttttcaaactgaATTGTCCCCAGAACTTCATTGAGTTGTTTACAAGGCAAATGTGTTGTATCTAATTCGATCAATAAcacgtaaaaaaaattataatttgaatTCAGCATTTTATTCTGTGACATTTTATAGGgataaatgtctcccatgctgaaacagccatgcttggagtcctattttcaaaatgttactgatttaaaattttaagcaTTCATAGTTAAGGCAGTCCTGATAGACGGAACAAgtggtggtggcccactgaaatacagtgatgataacagtaaagacaaaagtgcataatggtaaagacaaccgcttcataaaaatcgtgtgagttgcacaatttatatTGCCATTCAAACTCTGTGGATACTAATGCAGAagtgatcctaactactcattaaacccattaaaATCTTGTTTATATACCATTGTAATAATGGAATAGTTCCAACACTTTCATAAACTCATACATGTTCATTTATGTCTCGGAAATAACaccttttattttgctgtctgctattgtgtgaatggaGAATGGGTgtctcatcctggcacttcagctcaaaCATCTCTCTGGTGTATCGCAACAACATAATGGgactctctccagtggcattaacgctAAAGACAGcagagtgacaaagaaggactgtttgtcaaagaaccaaaaaaaaaaaaaaaaagcaaccgtGAAGACACTATGATGCTTTTGTCATAGTTTTCATGGCAAATTCAcattaagcaataggagaaaaatcatCTGTATTCAAAAATTAGCatcattagcatcttcagaaaacatgttccaaatcatgaaacttcatatGAGACTCATAatagtaaagacattttggcattaaaagtttggaaaaatagtattttagaataattttctttcttagaaacaattactGGATGACCtgttgatggataacaactgccaataattccaatactcatatcagttaatggatttaaaaaaaaaaaaaaaaaaggaaattcagtgggccatgtcttgctattcatcaaattatatgaaaattaccAATATTATTTTGACAGTGCCATACATTTTAGCTGAATAACAATCTGACCGTAACAGATGTTTCAACCCGAGTATTTGCGAAGTCTTTATATGATCCATACCATTTGAACTCAAACTCGAAAGTACTTTTGAGTCAGAGCAATTCAACCAACCACTTTTCCACACACTATCATACATGGAAATGCCAACTTTTATTTGGTAGGAATACACATCCAGGTGCAAAGTAGGTGCACACAGGCCCTGcagttgtgaaaatgtgtgctttgaccttttatttgtgtgattattaaaatatagaAAAGGTCTTGAGGATACAATTAAAGCTAAGAACTTGATGACAGCACAGACATTGAgagatattacaagaataaattggGGTATTTTACTTTATCAAATAATCCTGTTTTACATGTCATTTCATTTGTAATGCTTTCTGCAGTGTATAGccatgtcatatttttaaaatgaattatttacaCTTATATTACAAACTGCAAttgaagtgttttattttgacaagacaaatcccttttttttgtacctCATTAAAGCATTCACCAAACCATTGTGTTGTGTCAACATTAATAACTCACTCACTAACAATTATGCATAAAGACAATTGTGTATATTTtcgaatttaaaataaatcagtcAGATACTGGGTAATCGAAATAAGTGCTTAGATGCTGCAGTGTAAACAGAAAAACAGCTGTAAGCACTGCGTAGAGTACGAAACAATATTTTGTAgtgtaaattgcccgtgggtttAGGTACTTAAGTATCATATCAGCAAactattttggacatttttggctaatttTATGGTGCAccttagcaacatgattcagGTAGCAAGTCAACTGTGTACTGTTAAAATATATTACGAATTTCtgaaaagttttatttattgatactATGACAGAGTGGACGTGTGAACCTTGACATTTGACAACATCGAACTGCGTAAGTGTCAATATTTATTCTGCAACTATTTAGCCTCtattgaagaaagacaaaataagCGGTCGGAATGTTACTGTACTGAAAACAGAAGGTTCCTTGAGGTTTGCTGTCAACCCATCATGATAGGGGGGACAGCAATTCCAGTGACTCatacaaaatgttcaatatgattattaaaaaatagaatatacatTGTAATAATTACTTGTTTATCAAATACTGTAACTTGTGaacaataaaattgtaaaaaaaaaaaaaaaaaaaaacattaaacaactTCTTACAAACGCTGTAGTTACCCGAGCAGTGCAtccaatgaaaacaataaatacttttaaaaatgaagagTACACGTGGTAATGGGATGTGTGCAAACGTTTAGCCACTTCAAATAAGACCAAGTTTCATTAGTCTGTTAAGAGTTTCAAGATGACTAAGAGATTCTCATAaggacaccaaaggcactttatATAGCTATTGAGGAAAGAGTTAAGACAAATGATTCATATTGATTACCAGTGCTGGGAAGTAACTGTACAAATACTTCataactgtacttaagtagattttgaGTTATCTGTTCTTGAGTATTTttatgatgactttttacttttactctctacatttgaaaacagatatctgtatttTCTACTCCGTACACCAAGGAACATTAACAAAAAAGAGGCAACAGATTCGGAggagcaagatattccccattcgTGGCCTTATTGAagagaattatttatttatttatggtgtTATCATTCACTCATatagcattttttgttgttgtccacaATGTTAGCAAATCTCGGGGACAATGTCTTTGATGGCATAAAAGTCTGAGCCAATGCGAAATTCCTCAGTATGAGCACTACTTAAAGAGGAGAcactatttttgtattgtattctgtACGTTCTTACTTCTGCTTAAGTACAGAGTATGGGTACTTTTGCCACTTACAGTACTTCCTTAagcacaaaatgaataaaagattTCCACTGCGGTCACCTACTTCCACCTACCTACTGCGTGTGCTTGTGTAGTAACAGGGACAGGCAGGTTTGAAGAGGTCCCTCCCTCTGGCTGGTATGTTGTCCAACAGGTTTTGTGATGTAAGCTTTCTTTGGGAAGACATCCCTTTTGGTGTGACACTTGTGTGTTTTGAGGTTTCAAACTGAAACTCCTTTGAGACACTTGGGTGGGAAATCCCATGTGTTCCTGAAGAGTGAAGGAACACGCACTGCCAGGACATCTTTGGAAGACACCTGCAGCCAGGTAAGCAGGTCAGCGTGACGAGGCGGTGGTATAGTGTCAGACATGTTGGACTGAGTTTCATGGAGACATTTCCTTGTCAGGTTCCATGTAGTTTTTGTTTCAATGGCAGCCTCAATCATCTGGATTCCTGTGCTGGTCTTTCTGCAGTTGGCTTGCTGCTCTCTCACCTACCGACACACTTCAGGTAAACCACACCTCTTCTCACGTACTATGCGAATACAGGTATAAAAAGGATTGCAAGAGAAGGATTGTTTCCTATTAAGTATGACTGAGTAACATGTGTAGCACGTGTATGAGATCTGGCGATTACAGATAAAGGATGAAAAAAGGGCGGTATCGTTCTTTTGTAGTATATAACCTATAAGCATGGACAAGGCACGAACGGCTAATGTTGGTGAACTGGTTTCAAGCAACAAAAAGATTgtgatttatacaaatatacaagCGTGATAAAAATCAATTGAACAGCCTTTGAGTTCTTTacatttattcactttattatatttattatactgtatagtgttTACTGTAGTTATACTCATTGGCAATATCATTACGAACACATATACTGTGTAACCTCATGAGCACAGGCTTCCATTAGCTTTACAAACATGATGGACTGGCATGTTCAGAAAagtatttattattgatttgtCGTACTGTACTAAGTATCACATTGCGAAcattactgtattaaaaaaagtacGACGTAGCTGCACAATTCTCCACTGCAGGTGCCTACATACAACAATTAAGGCATTTTGATACAGCTAATGCTGGTTTAAAAATTGTCTTTTGGTTCTCTGTAGCATTTGGAGATGTTTGTTTGTAAAGTACAtcactccatccattttctgcaccgctttaacctcacaagggtcgcggacgtgctggagcctatcccagctatcttcgtgggagaggcggggtacaccctgaactggacgccagacaatcgcagggcacatataaacaaacaaccattcgcgctcacattcacacctacgggcaattttagagtctccaatcaacctactatgcatgatttggagatgtgggaggaaaccagagtacccagagaacatgcaaactccacacatgcggggccgggattcgaaccctggtcctcagaactgtgaggcagtttaTCCACCGTCCCGCCttgtaaagtacaatacaaataaaattcatgtattttttctgtagctgcatatactgtacatttaagtGAATTACTCCTCTCCCTACTCCAACTTAGTCAAAGTGACCACAATTTCTCCGCACTCTGTTTTTGTCTTGCAGGGAGTCCGCTGTTAGTGGATGAACAGTCAGCCAATGCCTTCCTGTCTCGCTCGCTGCTTTATAACAGCTGGGACTTTGAAGTAGTGGTGCCTGACAACCTTGAAAGGGAATGTTGGGAGGAGATATGCACTTATGAAGAGGCCAGGGAAGTATTTGAGGATAACACTCAGACGGTAAATCAACCGTAATATGTAATACTGCTGTACAATTCTGGAGTTAGTAACACATATGTGGTGGTTAAGGTTATCTGCGTGTAAgttcagaggtggcaaaagtattgACTTTCTGTGCTCAAGTAGAAACAGTGGCATGCAAAGGTGTGTTGATGCTGTGTTTTCCGATTGGAAAATTGTTCATCGAGAGGGTCAACCTTGTCACACACACGCGACTTGGtcgtaatattttaacaacaaaaaatacagcaaCCCTCCACCCCATTCCCtccaaaatggtttgctccaccCAATCCCTACCACCTCCTGACATGGCATAAGTGCCCGGTTTAAACCAGGATATGTGGCACATTTCTGAACTTCAACCACTCAATACCGACACAATATTATCATTACCTgtcctcatttttgctgcatttaaccGTAATTCACTGTTTATGTTGTTCGGTAGGAGTtagcttctgtttttttttctctagctATAGGAAACTATTCAGGTGACCGGACTGTACCATTGTCCGCTGATTCAATTGGTTGGAGAGAAGTTAATTGTTGCGTCATGCACACGTGATAATCTTAAAGCCAAGGTGCTACCGAACAGCCCTCTGGCGTTTCTAGCCGATCTTTGGGGTGCTGAAGCATCCTAAAATTAATCCCAGCACCCCGCAAACCTCTGATACAAGAATCGCCTGTCTGTTATAAATGTCTTCCTGAAAAATCCGTTTGTAACCAAGTATTTGTTCATATGTGTCACCTATTGGTCTTTGAttcacttttcttttatttccatGTTCAGGAAGTATTTTGGACTGACTATGTTGAAAGCCACGGTAATACTTTGAATTTATTGTAAAAGTTATCATTCACTGTGTATGTTTGTATATTCATTTGACACTTCTATTCAAGCAGATTTTACATCTCAAATCCAATACTGTATTATCCTACCAATCGCATACGTTTAAGATGCACCGTACATGCTGAGCAGCAGCAGTCATGTTGCTGTCATGTCTTTGAAGGATATGCACCCAGAGTGGACGTGTCGGGGCTGGTGGCAGGGATCATGGCAATACTGGTGTGTGCTGTGATTGCCACCGTGTTGGGTATCTACTTCTACAAGGCCAAGAACAAGGGGGGAAGGAGACCCGTGCAGTAAGTTCTCAGCCTGAACACCATTGTGTTTTatatggaacaaaaaaaacggtGGGGAACCGATTTTAATCTGCAGGCTTGCGCGGATTGTTCTTTTCTCATCATCCAATATTTGAgtgccacttgttgctaggcagaattcccCCAAGCCCAATGTAAAATTATCCTATATCACTCACATGTACTGTGCTGTCGCCATGGCAACTTGGGATACAGGGTTCTGCTGCCCcacacagcagaaaaaaaaagacagagagcTGATAAAAACCAAAAGACACCCATTATGAAACTtactccaaaaacaaaacaataaggaTTGTGAGAGGAGCGGAATTTCCACTTGATTTCACAATCtaactattattattgtcttaAATATaaaggataagcggaacggaagatgactgaatgaataataatagtcAGTATTTATATGGCACTTTTTTTGAAATAAGTTACAaagtccaaaataaaacaagcaatAAGAATAATCAAATATCAACACTGTAGAAAAtgcaaactttaaaaaaaaataaataaaaataaaaattctcttGAGCGGTGTGCAAcgaggggggaggaggggatGGTTGCTTGGACACCATAAATGCAATATTACAATGTTAAAACAACTTTTAATAGTGTCTATGTCACAGTCATACTTGTCAAACTGTTTTACAATGACTAAACTGTTCTGTTGAATCATTCTGTGAATGATTTCTGTATCATTTTCTGTGTCTTGTCCCCTGTGAGAATGTTGCAAGATGGCCGTCCAGCCCCAGAGATGGTCCCTCTGGCAACTGCCCCTGGTCTGCCCAGCTACAACGAGGCTCTAAACCGAAGTGGGATGCACGATGCCCCGCCGCCACCTTATTCAGGGTACGTCAACGCTTTCAAACAATACATGATCAATGTACAATTTACACAATTCAATTTGTCAAcagatttttaataataatatatatatagattttttcaaatgcaacagacattttaatcacaaataaaaacccatgtattattattatcctaaCTACTACATACATATTTTGGCTTTGACAGAAAAGGTCTTGTGTATCTTCAAAATGTGTAACAATGCAATTGGTTGATGGTtgctatgggaaaaaaaaattctttggaGACATTTCACAGCATGGAAATCATACGTAAATTCTTTATGCAATTCAACAAGTATTCATCCACCACCCGCAAAGTGcagcctttttttgggggggggggggggaaccccgTTGTCAGCATGAGAAAGTGGCTTTTGTCAACAGCACTGTTTGCGTATTCGTTTCATAGCAATGTCCACTCGTACACCTGTACAACATCAATCGATGACATCTTCAGCCTGTATTCAGTTGGCAGACAGTCAAACTGCATCCTCAGCCAACATCTGGCGGGAGCAGAACAGACAGCTTGCTGACCAAATCACTATTTTATGTTGGCAGTGTCATCCTGCAACATCAACATCAATTCAGGCTAATTGGCTAGCCATGTTGTTAAGTCAGCTGCATAGACATTTCGAATGAGTGTTCACGGTCAATGTTAGAGGACACTAATATGTCATCCATACTGGACATCTGCAGCCAGGCGCGCTCACCGCTACTGTCCAGGAGCATGGGAAACGATTGCATTGTGGGTAAAACCAGTGTAGCAATAATACCTCACAGTATATGCATATTGCATACATAGTtgtactcataagtttacataccttgGCAGAGTTCGTAGGATGTGTACCATTCAACATGACAACAGGAGTGATCAGGCACAACacatgttgtttatttatagtgTGACTCAGTTTAACCTATAAGGCATTGCAGGAGAGCAcaacaattaaacaaaacatagctatgaaaaaaaacaaaataagttgGTCCCCATTcatcatcagtcatatttttccaaaaatatttcacaaattctcccatgatatataaaatatgagcaTGACTGTAATAAGAAAATAAGGATTTATTTTAGGTTTTCAAATCACATATTTGAATACGTGCAGTAGTAGTACATGCCGTAATTCTGtcaatacaatatacagtagtatGCTAGTCGCAGTTTTACAGTCTATAATATTGACAACAATATAATAAACATCAGATGTACATTactgatgatttaaaaatactatttttgtatatgatatatatattattaccaTCTACAAGCTAATTATTTGTGCATTCATAAATTAAATTTCAGAAGGTATCGTATTTATAAAGCGATAAACCCATCCAATCAAATTTCTTGCACATAAACAAATGCTCATaaatattatgtattttatgtattattatattctgCTTGGGATGGTTACCGGCATAAAAAGGACCATGCAAGCACTGACTACCAGAACTCTCACAAAGACTTGTCTCCTCTTTGACCACAGGGGGGCGCCATCTGAGCCTGCAGACCCAGGAGACAACGAGTGAGCACtgagccagccagccagccagccagccagccagagCTGCTTCAATGTGGTTGATGCTGGCGCTTGATGATGCTTTGAGTGAAGTTTCAGCACTGCTTGTTGTATAACGTATTTAGGGGCGGGAGTTGAGAGCCAAATTCAGAACGGACACTTTTGACAGGATGATGAAGTACATAGTACAGATGTGATGCTCTTAACTGGATGCAGGTGAgggtgaggcttttttttttttttttgattgatcTGTACGTCCACTTTGTGGACAGTCTAAAACACTTAATGCAAGCGTAAGAAAGCTTAAGTTTGCTTAATGTCAGAAAACCGCCATCAATCGTCACTAAAATTCCACctatgaaaatatcagaacgatagTGCAATATTATGGATTCTATGGACACCAGGCATTTCCTTATTAAACAACATTAAGCTTTTTCCCTATAGTGAGAGCCTGTGGAGAGGAAAATgcttaacgtccataaaatcccaaatattgggcgattgttttcatattttgaaagcaacaggcacgtgcacagataTTTTTGGGAGCGGGGGGTCAAGCCAAAAAAGGACAcccattaccaaaattattccattaagaaaaaaactgtagtatgtatttaacttccgtatttatttctgttaacacaatcaacacagcaACTATTAACAATGGAGGTGA
It encodes the following:
- the prrg2 gene encoding transmembrane gamma-carboxyglutamic acid protein 2; protein product: MAASIIWIPVLVFLQLACCSLTYRHTSGSPLLVDEQSANAFLSRSLLYNSWDFEVVVPDNLERECWEEICTYEEAREVFEDNTQTEVFWTDYVESHGYAPRVDVSGLVAGIMAILVCAVIATVLGIYFYKAKNKGGRRPVQMLQDGRPAPEMVPLATAPGLPSYNEALNRSGMHDAPPPPYSGGAPSEPADPGDNE